A genomic region of Vicinamibacterales bacterium contains the following coding sequences:
- a CDS encoding lmo0937 family membrane protein gives MLSTIVVILLVLWLLGLVTSYTMGGLIHILLVIAIIVVLVRVIQGRNPISL, from the coding sequence ATGCTGTCAACAATCGTCGTCATTCTGCTCGTCCTCTGGCTGCTCGGCCTCGTCACTTCGTACACCATGGGTGGACTCATCCACATTCTGCTGGTGATCGCTATCATCGTGGTGCTGGTCCGGGTCATCCAGGGCCGCAATCCCATCAGTCT